Proteins encoded by one window of Nicotiana tabacum cultivar K326 chromosome 10, ASM71507v2, whole genome shotgun sequence:
- the LOC107830408 gene encoding phosphoenolpyruvate carboxylase-like, with amino-acid sequence MSRKIEKMASIDAQLRLLAPAKVSEDDKLVEYDALLLDRFLDILQDLHGEDIRETVQECYELSAEYEGKHDPQKLEELGRMLTSLDAGDSIVVTKAFSNMLNLANLAEEVQIAYRRRSKLKKRDFSDEASALTESDIEETLRKLVGQLNKSPQEVFDALKNQTVDLVLTAHPTQSVRRSLLQKHARVRDCLTQLYAKDITPDDKQELDEALQREIQAAFRTDEIRRTPPTPQDEMRAGMSYFHETIWKGVPKFLRRVDTALKNIGINERVPYNAPLIQFSSWMGGDRDGNPRVTPEVTRDVCLLARMMAAKLYFSQIEDLMFELSMWRCNDELRARADELHRTSKRDTKHYIEFWKQIPPNEPYRVLLADVRDKLYNTRERARQLLTNGYSDVSEESTFTNVEQFLEPLELCYRSLCACGDRPIADGSLLDFLRQVSTFGLSLVRLDIRQESDRHTDVLDAITRHLGIGSYKEWSEEQRQEWLLSELSGKRPLFGPDLPKTDEIADVLDTFSVIAELPADNFGAYIISMATAPSDVLAVELLQRECHVKSPLRVVPLFEKLADLESAPAAVARLFSIDWYRNRIDGKQEVMIGYSDSGKDAGRLSAAWQLYKAQEELVNVAKEFGVKLTMFHGRGGTVGRGGGPTHLAILSQPPDTIHGSLRVTVQGEVIEQSFGEEHLCFRTLQRFTAATLEHGMNPPVAPKPEWRALLDVMSVVATEEYRSLVFQDPRFVEYFRLATPELEYGRMNIGSRPAKRKPSGGIESLRAIPWIFAWTQTRFHLPVWLGFGAAFKHVIEKDIRNLQMLKDMYNGWPFFRVTLDLIEMVFAKGDPGIAALYDKLLVSEDLWPLGERLRSKYEETKSFLLQVAGHKDLLEGDPYLRQRLKLRDSYITTLNVCQAYTLKRIRDPSYNVKVRPHLDKEIMESSKPAAELVKLNPMSEYAPGLEDTLILTMKGIAAGMQNTG; translated from the exons ATGAGTAGGAAAATTGAGAAGATGGCATCAATAGATGCACAACTGAGGCTATTGGCACCAGCAAAAGTGTCAGAGGATGATAAACTTGTGGAGTATGATGCTTTATTGCTTGACCGTTTTCTTGATATTTTGCAGGATTTGCATGGCGAGGATATTCGTGAAACg GTTCAAGAGTGTTATGAACTTTCTGCTGAATACGAAGGGAAGCATGACCCTCAGAAGTTGGAAGAACTTGGGAGAATGCTTACCAGTTTGGATGCTGGAGATTCCATTGTAGTTACTAAAGCTTTCTCTAACATGCTTAACTTGGCAAACCTTGCCGAAGAGGTTCAGATAGCATACAGACGAAGAAGCAAGCTAAAAAAGCGTGATTTTTCGGATGAGGCTTCTGCACTAACTGAATCAGACATTGAAGAGACCCTTAGGAAGCTTGTTGGACAGCTAAACAAATCCCCCCAAGAAGTTTTTGATGCTTTGAAGAACCAGACTGTTGATTTGGTGCTAACAGCACATCCTACTCAGTCTGTTCGTAGGTCTTTGCTTCAGAAGCATGCAAG GGTTCGTGATTGTTTGACACAGTTGTATGCAAAAGATATTACTCCTGATGATAAGCAGGAGCTAGACGAGGCTCTACAAAGAGAG ATTCAAGCAGCCTTTCGCACAGATGAAATCAGGAGGACTCCACCAACTCCACAAGATGAGATGAGGGCAGGGATGAGTTACTTCCATGAGACAATATGGAAAGGGGTGCCGAAATTCCTACGCCGTGTTGACACTGCTTTGAAGAATATTGGAATAAATGAGCGTGTTCCCTACAATGCCCCTCTCATTCAGTTTTCCTCTTGGATGGGCGGTGATCGAGATG GCAACCCTAGAGTAACCCCTGAAGTGACAAGAGATGTGTGCTTGTTGGCTAGAATGATGGCTGCAAAATTGTATTTCTCTCAGATTGAGGATCTTATGTTTGAG CTTTCAATGTGGCGATGCAATGATGAACTCCGTGCGCGTGCAGATGAGCTTCATAGGACTTCCAAAAGAGATACGAAGCACTACATTG AGTTTTGGAAGCAAATTCCACCGAATGAGCCCTACCGTGTTCTTCTTGCTGATGTGAGAGATAAGTTATACAATACACGGGAACGCGCGCGTCAGTTACTAACCAATGGGTACTCTGATGTTTCTGAGGAGTCAACATTCACAAATGTTGAACAG TTCCTGGAACCTCTGGAGCTGTGCTACAGATCTCTATGCGCTTGCGGTGACAGACCAATTGCAGATGGCAGCCTTCTTGATTTTCTAAGGCAAGTTTCCACCTTTGGTCTCTCGCTTGTGAGACTTGATATCCGGCAAGAGTCAGATAGGCACACTGACGTTCTAGATGCTATAACAAGGCACCTGGGTATTGGATCCTATAAAGAATGGTCTGAAGAGCAGAGACAAGAATGGCTCTTATCTGAACTAAGTGGAAAGCGTCCACTGTTTGGACCTGATCTCCCTAAAACTGATGAAATCGCTGATGTTTTGGATACCTTTAGTGTCATTGCTGAACTTCCCGCCGATAATTTTGGTGCTTATATTATTTCAATGGCCACGGCACCCTCTGATGTGCTTGCCGTTGAGCTTTTGCAGCGTGAATGTCATGTAAAAAGTCCATTGAGGGTTGTTCCATTATTTGAAAAGCTTGCTGATCTTGAGTCTGCACCTGCTGCCGTTGCTCGGTTGTTCTCCATAGATTGGTACAGAAACCGTATCGATGGGAAACAAGAAGTTATGATTGGGTATTCTGATTCGGGTAAGGATGCTGGCCGGCTATCTGCAGCTTGGCAATTGTACAAGGCTCAAGAGGAACTTGTAAACGTGGCGAAAGAATTTGGAGTAAAGCTAACAATGTTTCATGGCCGAGGAGGGACTGTTGGACGGGGAGGCGGTCCCACCCACCTTGCCATTTTGTCACAGCCTCCGGACACAATCCATGGTTCACTTCGTGTGACTGTTCAAGGTGAAGTTATTGAACAATCGTTTGGGGAGGAGCACCTGTGCTTCAGAACTCTTCAGCGTTTCACAGCAGCTACACTTGAGCATGGAATGAACCCCCCTGTGGCTCCAAAGCCAGAGTGGCGTGCCCTATTGGATGTGATGTCTGTTGTTGCTACGGAAGAGTATCGGTCTTTGGTGTTCCAGGATCCACGATTTGTTGAATACTTCCGCCTT GCAACCCCAGAATTAGAATATGGTCGCATGAATATTGGAAGTCGCCCGGCAAAAAGGAAGCCAAGTGGTGGGATCGAATCTCTTCGAGCAATTCCATGGATCTTCGCATGGACTCAGACAAGGTTTCATCTCCCAGTCTGGCTTGGCTTTGGGGCCGCATTCAAGCATGTTATTGAGAAGGATATAAGAAATCTGCAAATGCTCAAGGATATGTACAATGGATGGCCTTTCTTTAGAGTGACACTTGACTTGATCGAAATGGTTTTTGCTAAGGGAGACCCTGGTATTGCTGCATTGTATGATAAGCTTTTAGTATCCGAAGATCTATGGCCGCTTGGAGAGCGCTTGAGGTCCAAATATGAAGAAACAAAGAGCTTTCTCCTTCAG GTTGCTGGGCATAAGGATCTTTTGGAAGGAGATCCATACTTGAGGCAAAGACTCAAACTTCGCGATTCTTACATTACCACCCTCAATGTTTGCCAAGCATACACATTGAAGCGAATTCGAGATCCCAGCTACAATGTGAAGGTGAGGCCACATCTAGATAAGGAGATTATGGAATCGAGTAAACCGGCTGCTGAGTTAGTGAAGCTGAATCCTATGAGTGAGTATGCTCCTGGATTGGAAGACACACTTATTTTGACGATGAAAGGTATTGCTGCTGGAATGCAGAACACTGGTTAA